In Setaria viridis chromosome 5, Setaria_viridis_v4.0, whole genome shotgun sequence, the genomic stretch TTTCCTCTTATTTCTTAGGAAAAAAGATAGAGGTTATATGCAGATCCTGATGGTAGCAGTTTTTGAATTTGGACCATTGTAGGTTCGAATCTGGTTCTTCATCAGAGGAGAACAAAAAGGACACTAGCAATCTTTCTGGTAATCTGACTGTTACTAAGTTCAAGTCGATTCCTAGATGCACAAGCTATTCCATAAATGATATGCTTACTTGCTTTTCCCAGCTCAACTTCCTTCACAATACGCAGCAAGAAATCCAGCTGCACAGTTTAGCCAGCGCAGATTACTTCAGGATAGCAATCTTGCTGCACCTTCTTCTGCAAATGCTCCTGTTCCAGCTGCTGCTCCTGTTCCTTCCACTGGAACCGGCTCATTTTCAGCATTTAGTCCCAACAGTGCACCTGCACCAGCAGTAAATCCCCCAGGTAGTCCACCAATGGTCCCCAGTACTACAACAGAAGAAGTTCCAAAAAGAAGGTCCATAAAATGGCTTTATGTTGTGCTTCCATTGGTTGCACTATTGCTTATTGGCATCACATGTATGCTTTTGCTATGCCGCAACAAGTCAGGGACAACAATAGGTCCATTTAAGACAGGACTCAGTGGTCAGCTCCAAAAGGCATTTGTGACAGGTAATGATTTTATTTGCTATCTTGCTTGATTTTTTCTGATGCAAGGAAAAAGCATTTCATAGTTGTACCTCCTTTTCATCTTTGGAAGTCATGTTCAATAAAAGTATGTGCAATTGTTCCATTGATATGTGGCAGCAGTTTGCATAGATGAACTAATGTCTTGCACTAATTAATATGCTATTGAGATTTATCTGAGGAACAAATTGATGTATGTTGAAAGAGTGTCAAATTTATCTATTTGAACTGCATCTAACATTTGTGGTAATTTCTCCCACTTCAGGAGTACCCAAGTTGCAGCGCTCCGAGCTGGAAGGTGCTTGTGAGGACTTCAGTAACATTGTGGCAAGCTATCCACAATACACCGTCTATAAGggaaccttatcaagtggtgttGAGATAGCTGTAGTATCAACCATGATTACCTCTAGCAAAGATTGGTCAAAATATTCTGAAGGGCGATTCAGAAAAAAGGTAATGCAATATTATATCATTAGAGGAGTAACTCTGCACCTctaaatttgaaattttttgTAGTTGGACTGAAGCAAACTTGTTaacctcttttgtttttctttatttctgaACACATAGATAGACTCACTCTCACGAATTAATCATAAGAACTTTATCAACCTGCTTGGATACTGTGAGGAGGAAGAACCTTTCATGAGGATGATGGTGATGGAATATGCGCCCAATGGGACACTCTACGAACACCTCCATGGTAAGACTTGTTAATGCTATTCAATTTTGAATGTCTACCCTATAATCTTTGTGGTCTAATTGCaatgttttttctttgcttttTGCAGTTGAGGGATTCGATCCTATTGATTGGAATGGTAGGATGAGGATCATTATGGGAGTAGCATACTGCACCCAGCACATGCATGAGCTCAACCCTCCCATAACACACCCAGACATAAAGTCAAGTGCCATATTGCTATCTGAGGATGGAGCTGCAAAGGTATAAACATGCTTATATATGTTGCAGCTTTTGTTTCTTTGAATATCTGGAGAGTGGATACTTCCACAGGCATCACTCTCTGCCCAGATTGGATGATATGTAGGAAAGAAACATCGTACAATGAAATTTCATTACCGTGAAACCACTTTCAGGActttgtacaattagttttgtacttCCGTTTTGGAGTTCAAATGACAATATTTGGTTAAAAACCTGAGTTAAATGCACACTTTATCTACTGCATAGATTAGAAGAATCATTTTTTAGTTTGTTTCTACAAGAACCTTAGATGAGCACATCATTTTTGCTCCTTACACTGGGTCCTTAATTCTTTGCACAGATAGCAGACTTGAGTGTTTGGCACGAAGTATATTCCAAAGGAAATATGCCCAAGGATGACGACTTTGTTCATCACCATGAACCAGTAGCAGCTGATATAGCTGGGAATGTGTACAGTTTCGGTCTACTCATGCTGGAAATCATCTCAGGAAAGCCTCCATATTCTGAACAAAAGGGCTCACTTGCAAACTTGGTAATGTCGACAATTATGGATAATTACTAGTCACTGAAATCAGGAAAATACCACATAAGGCATCTTCAAGTAACGTGAAATTTCACTTTTTTCTGTCACAGGCTTTGGAGTGCATTAGGGACAACCGGAGCATGTCTTGTTTGCTTGATCCTAACTTAAAGGCCCACAAAGAAAATGACCTAGAAATCATATGTGAGTTGGTTCAGGATTGCCTCCAAAGTGATCCCAAGAAGAGACCAACTATGAGAGACATCACCACTAGATTGCGAGAAGTAATATCAATTTCACCGGAGGCAGCAACGCCCCGCTTATCTCCACTTTGGTGGGCAGAGCTTGAGATCCTTTCAGTTGAAGCAAGCTAGCGAAAATGTTCATTCTTTCAGAAACACTGAGATTCTGTGCATACTACTGCAATGCAACCCTGTACATCTCTGTTGTATGTTTCCATCTCGTGTTGGAATTTCGCTGTCTGCTTGTTACATTTTCCCCCTCCCCTTGAATTTAATTACCAGGATCATTTTTGTCATTTCTTCTTCGCTTTCCCTCTGTATACTAAATCTACATGCGGTGGAAGTAGAATGCTTCATGCCATCCTAGGGCTAATTGTAATCACGAAACGTGTAATGGATCATTTTACGGAAATATATATATTCTTTGATTGTTTATAAGGAAGAAATAACAACCAGTGTGCACTACACCAGCAATCCAGCTCTGTTTTGTTCTACCAATTGTTGTTTATTTTTCATGTACTTGATTTGAAGGTTGTCAACAAACAAAATTGGTAGTGTCTGGAACTTCATCGTGAGAAAGAGGGGTAAATTGGAGTTTCGGACAGAGTAGTAACTCAGTTTTAAACGTGTTTTTTTAAGATTCCAACTCCTAATAGGACAAGACTTTCCacctataaatataaaagatACATCCAGTCGAACtaaatcaatctactattttttttaaccttgTTTCTTTCTGTTTGTCTTATTTTTCCAAGCACCAATTGTTGTTCGTCTCTTGATTCCGATAGACCCAAACCCAACCACCACGTTGGTATCTACCTCACTAAGATTCACAGTATATGACAACCTCTCATGTAAAGGATAATGAGTTAATGACACATTGCATAGGACATCGTTGGAAAAATAAATGATGAATGAGGAGTCTCATGAACCAAATTCTATGGGAAAAAAAATGATAATCTACATCTCCTAGTTCTTCAAAAGCCATTTAGTTCAATTTTAATGCCAAGTGTTGCTTATGCTTGTATATGCTcgattttttaaaagaaaaactcGATGAGGGAGGAAGGATGTCCCCTGACTTTAGCTGTAAGAAGGGTCCATTGAAGCCTAGCCAAGGCAGGAAGCCGACCATATCATTTCTTTGGTAACCAactctttatctaaaaaataatTGTGTGTGCTAGCATTCCTCacccatattttttttaattaaggaaaatATCCGATCTTGAACATTCACATGTGAATGTCTACGACCATAAAGGAACCAATCTGGCCACATAACTAGAAGATACACGAGTACTTAGACTCGAAGCCTCAATCTAAGGAGGACAgaaaacaagaaagaaagaaactaaGAAAGAAAGCTAGAAACTAAGAAAGAAAGCTAGAAAGACTAAGCTTCAAACTTCTATGCCCTTCTTCAACCTTGCTTTGGTCGTTGTGCAACAAGAAATACCTCACATCCGATGTCTTCTTAAAAACTCTTGATGGTCATGTGTTGCTTGGTAAACCACGATCCCCGAAGTGTGAGCGGTGACAGGAGGGAGCAACCCACGGTCCCCGAAGTGCTGGCAGCAGCAACCGGCAGAGTTTCTAAGACGACACCTCTAGGGAGGTAGCATCGCCACCGACGTCACCGTCGCCCGACCAACATGGTTAAGGTTTTCACCTGGAGAGCTCGCTcgagagaaggaagagggaCAATCGATGACGCCTCCCAGAAGGTAAACAACGTCCTTGGATACTGCCATCATCAACCCGCAGGCACAAGCTTTGCGCCTGACCTCGATCCATGAGCACACTACCAAACAACACCAGAGGAGTGCTAGGAAGCCATGCGACATGAAGACGAGCATAACGCTGCCACCTCATTGTCGCAGGATACCTCACCCGCACGCGGTCATTGCAGACGTCGTCGCTGCCACAAGCCACCGCTCCCACACGCGACAACaccggaccgccgccgccgctgcaagcCCCCTTGCTCATGCGCAGCCGTCGCAGGCTCCTCACCCGCTCGCAGCCGTGTCAGGCCGCCGCAGTACAGCCGCCTcgcggcgccgccatggccaccgcACACAGCTCCCCGCCCAGATCCTCAATGCCCAGCTCCCGGGGAACAGCGGCCACGCCGATCCGCGGCGCATCCTCGGACCACGCCGCTGCATGTATGCAATTGATAAGGAATGATGGCAAATAAAACACAATTTTATTTGAAGCACTAGGTGCAAAAGTAAACACCACAGCTAAGGTGGTGCTTACAAGCACCCACCTCCCTCTCTAGCGTGGATCCTTTTAGCCACGTATGCTGGAGCTGATCTTATGCATCTTGCATGCATCCTCCCTTCTCTATGGTGTATGTTCATCTCTTTCAGatctgtcgttgtcaagatttgtggatctagacttagactagtaaatttcttttatgcgcgtaaggcttcagatggtggcgtgggagacacggggttagactggttcgggcaagggaagccctacgtccagtatcgaggatgctcgtattgcccacgcggggttctgtagtaggggttacagatcaacgagagagggactgatcCTAGGTCTCTTGAAAGGTGCTCGTACTCTAAGGGAATGTGAGAGTGTACTCTTGtttggagggagaagaagccgtccccgtctctggcccccgatgccccttttatatcgtGAGGGGGCTGCCGGGGTTACAGCTGAGACCGGGTGATGAGAGCAGTAAAGAGTTTAAACGTAGTATGGTAAAAATACATCACGAAGGGAGAaaccaagttcctaggcgcccggcgccctcgccggcctctggcgtctgccggcgcgtatgctggaggaggaaggcAGCCGTGCGCCAACTGTTGTTgcgccctacagatagcttCTTCAGTGTCTGTAGgcgccgggtcatgatgagggcgtttcgtcgccactccggtgtccgttgggagggacggcggatgccgccatcctgatgatggctcgcagagagagggcgtcacatccctgctgccgggcgcgcggggcccgagaacgggcgagtcttccctctgctccggacggcgcaggccatgagtaccctgcggcgaatggaaggaaaccgccggtactgtagcttgtatAGTGTGGttgtgcatgggtacttgcagcgggttgcgtgaggagcgcggtcatccttcttcctgctAGACCTGCGACGCATTTATGATGAGGTCGAcaagggggacccacgggatcgttACCCTGATCACccggtccgcgcccgagggggaTATCTGTCTTGGGGGccccagtgagtccgacccccgtgcccagggtcgggcgaggcggaaccttgtg encodes the following:
- the LOC117858678 gene encoding protein MALE DISCOVERER 1 — encoded protein: MWRMDGFISSCMVLVALALHLAVDGCSAVNFEGSALLKFQSRVEDPHGAMAGWSPRDGDPCNWDSVRCVDGRVVMLNLKDLSLRGTLGPELGTLTHLRALVLSNNLFSGPIPKELSALAMLEILDLSNNNLSGEVPQEIAEMQSLKHLLLFNNSFRWPLIQNSYGNFNQENDFDIYDYPGRGNMNQRAENGFESGSSSEENKKDTSNLSAQLPSQYAARNPAAQFSQRRLLQDSNLAAPSSANAPVPAAAPVPSTGTGSFSAFSPNSAPAPAVNPPGSPPMVPSTTTEEVPKRRSIKWLYVVLPLVALLLIGITCMLLLCRNKSGTTIGPFKTGLSGQLQKAFVTGVPKLQRSELEGACEDFSNIVASYPQYTVYKGTLSSGVEIAVVSTMITSSKDWSKYSEGRFRKKIDSLSRINHKNFINLLGYCEEEEPFMRMMVMEYAPNGTLYEHLHVEGFDPIDWNGRMRIIMGVAYCTQHMHELNPPITHPDIKSSAILLSEDGAAKIADLSVWHEVYSKGNMPKDDDFVHHHEPVAADIAGNVYSFGLLMLEIISGKPPYSEQKGSLANLALECIRDNRSMSCLLDPNLKAHKENDLEIICELVQDCLQSDPKKRPTMRDITTRLREVISISPEAATPRLSPLWWAELEILSVEAS